From one Triticum urartu cultivar G1812 chromosome 3, Tu2.1, whole genome shotgun sequence genomic stretch:
- the LOC125545395 gene encoding serine/threonine-protein kinase SAPK4 produces the protein MEKYEAVRDIGSGNFGVARLMRNRETRELVAVKCIERGHRIDENVYREIINHRSLRHPNIIRFKEVVLTPTNLMIVMEFAAGGELFERICDRGRFSEDEARYFFQQLICGVSYCHHMQICHRDLKLENVLLDGSAAPRLKICDFGYSKSSVLHSRPKSAVGTPAYIAPEVLSRREYDGKLADVWSCGVTLYVMLVGGYPFEDQDDPKNIRKTIQRIMSVQYTIPDHVHISMECRQLMARIFVNVPSKRITMREIKSHPWFLKNLPRELTETAQAMYFRRDNAVPSFSEQTSEEIMKIVQEARTMPKSSRPSYGWGDEGSDDEEEKEEEERPEVAEEEEEDEYDKRVKEVHASGELRMSSLRIS, from the exons atGGAGAAGTACGAGGCGGTGCGGGACATCGGGTCGGGCAACTTCGGGGTGGCGCGGCTGATGCGCAACCGCGAGACCCGCGAGCTCGTCGCCGTCAAGTGCATCGAGCGCGGACACCGG ATTGACGAGAATGTCTACAGGGAGATCATCAACCACCGCTCGCTGCGCCACCCCAACATCATCCGCTTCAAGGAG GTGGTACTGACGCCAACAAATCTTATGATTGTCATGGAGTTCGCAGCAGGTGGGGAGCTGTTTGAGCGAATCTGTGATCGTGGGCGCTTCAGTGAGGATGAG GCAAGGTATTTCTTTCAGCAGTTGATCTGTGGTGTGAGCTATTGCCATCACATG CAAATATGCCATAGAGATTTGAAGCTGGAGAACGTTCTCTTGGATGGCAGTGCAGCTCCACGGCTCAAAATATGCGATTTCGGCTACTCCAAG TCATCAGTATTGCATTCAAGGCCCAAATCAGCAGTGGGGACGCCAGCATATATTGCACCAGAGGTGCTATCCCgccgtgagtatgatggaaag CTTGCAGATGTGTGGTCTTGTGGGGTGACTCTTTACGTCATGCTTGTGGGAGGCTATCCATTTGAAGACCAGGATGACCCCAAGAATATACGCAAGACCATTCAG CGAATAATGTCCGTGCAATATACTATACCTGATCATGTCCACATATCCATGGAATGCCGACAGCTTATGGCCCGTATCTTTGTTAATGTCCCATCGAAG AGAATCACGATGAGGGAGATAAAGAGCCACCCATGGTTCCTGAAGAACCTGCCAAGGGAGCTCACAGAGACGGCGCAGGCCATGTACTTCAGGAGGGATAACGCCGTGCCTTCTTTCTCGGAGCAGACTTCAGAAGAGATCATGAAGATCGTCCAGGAGGCAAGGACCATGCCAAAGTCATCCAGGCCAAGCTATGGTTGGGGCGATGAGGGTTCGGACGACGAGGAAGagaaggaagaggaagagaggccagaagtggcggaggaggaagaggaggatgAGTACGACAAGAGGGTCAAGGAGGTTCATGCAAGCGGAGAGCTCCGCATGAGCTCGCTACGCATATCATGA
- the LOC125545393 gene encoding probable ion channel POLLUX isoform X1, with the protein MAESDGGEADPGAGRAAGGGDDPAPRAQRPQLAKSRTIAGSAAAAASAEIRRGGRDGGILARRSTTAAAAPLPQVPRRLTVAVDDPSHAAPNAGVLDRDWCYPSFLGPHASRPRPPRQQQTPPPAVAAAPARRNPSGNPATTRRVAASQRDEEKSLASVVKQSALLGERRPLSPPPPPPRARRFDLSPYCLLLLLVVTVTSSSLAFWQWMKVLGLQKKVRSCSGGADAADSEETAETSWVLGDPGSGFVSSESWKLAPMLALAIPLFLFKYADQLRRKKENSSRTRSTEEEVPLEKRIAYKVDVFFSGHPYAKLLALLIATVVLIASGGIALYSVSGSGFLEALWLSWTFVADSGNHADQVGLGPRIVSVSISAGGMLVFATMLGLVSDAISEKVDSWRKGKSEVIEVNHILILGWSDKLGSLLKQLAIANKSIGGGVVVVLAERDKEEMEMDIGKLGFDFMGTSVICRSGSPLILADLKKVSVSKARAIIVLASDENADQSDARALRVVLSLTGVKEGLRGHIVVEMSDLDNEPLVKLVGGELIETVVAHDVIGRLMIQCALQPGLAQIWEDILGFENAEFYIKRWPELDGMRFGDVLISFPDAVPCGVKLASRFGSILMNPDDDYVLREGDEILVIAEDDDTYAPAPLPEVHKGFLPNVPTPPKYPEKILFCGWRRDIHDMIMVLEAFLAPGSELWMFNEVPEKARETKLTDGGMDILGLTNIKLVHKEGNAVIRRHLESLPLETFDSILILADESVEDSIVQSDSRSLATLLLIRDVQSKRLPSKESKSPLHHNGFSHSSWIRKMQHASDKSIIISEILDSRTRNLVSVSKISDYVLSNELVSMALAMVAEDKQINRVLEELFAEEGNEMCIRSAEFYLYEQEELSFLDIMVRARERDEIVIGYRLANTDEAIINPEHKSEIKKWSLDDVFVVIAKGD; encoded by the exons ATGGCGGAGAgcgacggcggcgaggcggaCCCCGGCGCCGGCCGCGCGGCAGGCGGTGGCGACGACCCGGCCCCGCGCGCGCAGCGGCCGCAGCTCGCCAAATCGCGCaccatcgccggctccgccgccgcggccgcctcCGCCGAGATAAGGCGAGGCGGGAGGGACGGCGGCATCCTCGCCCGCCGCTCcaccacggcggcggcggcgccccTCCCGCAGGTGCCCAGGCGGCTCACCGTCGCCGTGGACGACCCCTCCCACGCGGCGCCCAACGCCGGCGTGCTCGACCGCGACTGGTGCTACCCGTCCTTCCTCGGCCCGCACGCCTCGCGCCCGCGCCCGCCGCGCCAGCAGCAgacgccgccgcccgccgtcgccgcTGCCCCCGCCCGCCGGAACCCTAGCGGCAACCCGGCCACCACGCGGAGGGTGGCGGCCTCGCAGCGGGACGAGGAGAAGTCCCTGGCCTCCGTGGTCAAGCAGTCGGCGCTGCTCGGGGAGAGGAGGCCGCtctcgcccccgccgccgccgccgcgcgctcGCCGATTCGATCTCTCTCCCTACTGCCTCCTACTa TTGCTGGTCGTAACCGTCACAAGCTCCTCCCTGGCTTTCTGGCAGTGGATGAAAGTGCTGGGGCTCCAG AAAAAGGTCAGATCATGCAGTGGTGGTGCTGATGCTGCGGACAGTGAGGAAACTGCCGAGACATCCTGGGTTCTTGGGGACCCTGGTTCCGGCTTTGTTAGCTCTGAGAGCTGGAAATTAGCTCCGATGCTTGCACTGGCAATACCGTTGTTCCTTTTTAAATACGCTGACCAGCTGCGGCGAAAGAAAGAAAATTCCAGCAGGACGAGAAGCACCGAGGAAGAAGTGCCTCTCGAGAAGAGGATTGCTTACAAGGTTGATGTGTTCTTCTCAGGGCATCCGTATGCTAAGTTGCTTGCCCTCCTGATCGCCACTGTAGTTCTCATTGCCTCGGGCGGCATTGCGCTGTATTCTGTCAGTGGCAGTGGGTTCCTGGAGGCTCTTTGGCTTTCCTGGACTTTTGTGGCAGATTCAGGAAACCATGCTGACCAGGTTGGCCTCGGTCCAAGGATTGTGTCCGTGTCGATTAGCGCCGGTGGCATGCTGGTGTTTGCCACGATGCTCGGGCTTGTGTCAGATGCGATATCGGAGAAGGTGGATTCTTGGCGTAAGGGGAAAAGTGAGGTGATAGAGGTCAACCATATACTAATCCTCGGATGGAGCGACAAGCTG GGCTCTCTTCTGAAGCAGCTGGCTATAGCCAATAAAAGCATTGGTGGTGGTGTAGTTGTTGTCCTGGCAGAAAGAGACAAGGAAGAGATGGAGATGGACATAGGAAAGCTAGGATTTGATTTCATGGGAACATCTGTAATATGTAGAAGCGGCAGTCCTCTAATCCTAGCAGATCTGAAGAAG GTTTCTGTTTCCAAAGCGCGTGCTATTATTGTTTTAGCATCTGATGAAAATGCAGACCAA AGTGATGCACGAGCTTTGCGTGTCGTACTGAGCCTGACTGGAGTAAAAGAGGGCTTAAGGGGGCATATTGTTGTAGAGATGAGTGACCTTGACAATGAACCTTTAGTGAAATTGGTTGGAGGTGAACTAATTGAAACAGTTGTTGCCCATGATGTCATTGGACGTTTGATGATACAGTGTGCACTCCAACCTGGCTTGGCACAG ATATGGGAGGATATTTTGGGATTTGAAAATGCAGAATTCTATATAAAAAGATGGCCAGAATTGGATGGCATGCGGTTTGGGGATGTGTTAATCTCATTCCCTGATGCTGTGCCCTGCGGAGTGAAGCTTGCGTCAagatttggaagtatattaatgAATCCGGATGATGATTATGTTTTAAGAGAAGGCGATGAAATCCTTGTTATAGCAGAAGATGATGATACTTATGCACCTGCTCCTCTACCAGAG GTGCATAAGGGTTTTCTACCTAACGTTCCCACCCCGCCTAAATATCCAGAGAAAATTTTGTTCTGTGGTTGGCGACGTGACATCCATGATATGATAATG GTTCTAGAAGCATTTCTTGCTCCAGGTTCTGAATTGTGGATGTTCAATGAGGTGCCAGAGAAGGCGAGGGAGACAAAACTGACTGACGGTGGTATGGATATTCTTGGACTAACAAACATTAAACTTGTACACAAAGAAGGGAATGCTGTCATCAGGCGGCACTTAGAAAGCTTGCCTCTTGAGACCTTTGATTCT ATTTTAATTCTTGCAGATGAGTCGGTGGAGGACTCCATTGTACAATCGGATTCACGGTCCTTAGCTACACTTCTTCTAATTCGTGATGTTCAG TCCAAACGTCTTCCGTCGAAGGAGTCAAAATCACCTCTACATCACAATGGCTTCTCTCACAGCTCCTGGATTCGGAAGATGCAGCATGCATCGGACAAATCAATAATAATCAGTGAGATACTGGACTCAAGAACTAGAAACCTTGTATCTGTCTCCAAAATCAGCGATTACGTCCTGTCAAATGAACTTGTCAGTATGGCATTAGCAATGGTAGCAGAAGACAAGCAAATCAACAGAGTTCTTGAGGAACTTTTTGCTGAGGAG GGCAACGAGATGTGCATACGGTCTGCTGAGTTTTACCTGTATGAACAAGAGGAATTGAGTTTCCTGGACATAATGGTGAGGGCTCGTGAGCGAGACGAGATTGTGATCGGCTACCGGCTTGCCAACACCGATGAGGCAATCATTAATCCAGAGCACAAGTCGGAGATTAAGAAGTGGTCTCTAGACGACGTGTTTGTTGTGATCGCGAAAGGTGACTGA
- the LOC125545393 gene encoding probable ion channel POLLUX isoform X2 — MAESDGGEADPGAGRAAGGGDDPAPRAQRPQLAKSRTIAGSAAAAASAEIRRGGRDGGILARRSTTAAAAPLPQVPRRLTVAVDDPSHAAPNAGVLDRDWCYPSFLGPHASRPRPPRQQQTPPPAVAAAPARRNPSGNPATTRRVAASQRDEEKSLASVVKQSALLGERRPLSPPPPPPRARRFDLSPYCLLLLLVVTVTSSSLAFWQWMKVLGLQKKVRSCSGGADAADSEETAETSWVLGDPGSGFVSSESWKLAPMLALAIPLFLFKYADQLRRKKENSSRTRSTEEEVPLEKRIAYKVDVFFSGHPYAKLLALLIATVVLIASGGIALYSVSGSGFLEALWLSWTFVADSGNHADQVGLGPRIVSVSISAGGMLVFATMLGLVSDAISEKVDSWRKGKSEVIEVNHILILGWSDKLGSLLKQLAIANKSIGGGVVVVLAERDKEEMEMDIGKLGFDFMGTSVICRSGSPLILADLKKVSVSKARAIIVLASDENADQSDARALRVVLSLTGVKEGLRGHIVVEMSDLDNEPLVKLVGGELIETVVAHDVIGRLMIQCALQPGLAQIWEDILGFENAEFYIKRWPELDGMRFGDVLISFPDAVPCGVKLASRFGSILMNPDDDYVLREGDEILVIAEDDDTYAPAPLPEVHKGFLPNVPTPPKYPEKILFCGWRRDIHDMIMVLEAFLAPGSELWMFNEVPEKARETKLTDGGMDILGLTNIKLVHKEGNAVIRRHLESLPLETFDSMSRWRTPLYNRIHGP, encoded by the exons ATGGCGGAGAgcgacggcggcgaggcggaCCCCGGCGCCGGCCGCGCGGCAGGCGGTGGCGACGACCCGGCCCCGCGCGCGCAGCGGCCGCAGCTCGCCAAATCGCGCaccatcgccggctccgccgccgcggccgcctcCGCCGAGATAAGGCGAGGCGGGAGGGACGGCGGCATCCTCGCCCGCCGCTCcaccacggcggcggcggcgccccTCCCGCAGGTGCCCAGGCGGCTCACCGTCGCCGTGGACGACCCCTCCCACGCGGCGCCCAACGCCGGCGTGCTCGACCGCGACTGGTGCTACCCGTCCTTCCTCGGCCCGCACGCCTCGCGCCCGCGCCCGCCGCGCCAGCAGCAgacgccgccgcccgccgtcgccgcTGCCCCCGCCCGCCGGAACCCTAGCGGCAACCCGGCCACCACGCGGAGGGTGGCGGCCTCGCAGCGGGACGAGGAGAAGTCCCTGGCCTCCGTGGTCAAGCAGTCGGCGCTGCTCGGGGAGAGGAGGCCGCtctcgcccccgccgccgccgccgcgcgctcGCCGATTCGATCTCTCTCCCTACTGCCTCCTACTa TTGCTGGTCGTAACCGTCACAAGCTCCTCCCTGGCTTTCTGGCAGTGGATGAAAGTGCTGGGGCTCCAG AAAAAGGTCAGATCATGCAGTGGTGGTGCTGATGCTGCGGACAGTGAGGAAACTGCCGAGACATCCTGGGTTCTTGGGGACCCTGGTTCCGGCTTTGTTAGCTCTGAGAGCTGGAAATTAGCTCCGATGCTTGCACTGGCAATACCGTTGTTCCTTTTTAAATACGCTGACCAGCTGCGGCGAAAGAAAGAAAATTCCAGCAGGACGAGAAGCACCGAGGAAGAAGTGCCTCTCGAGAAGAGGATTGCTTACAAGGTTGATGTGTTCTTCTCAGGGCATCCGTATGCTAAGTTGCTTGCCCTCCTGATCGCCACTGTAGTTCTCATTGCCTCGGGCGGCATTGCGCTGTATTCTGTCAGTGGCAGTGGGTTCCTGGAGGCTCTTTGGCTTTCCTGGACTTTTGTGGCAGATTCAGGAAACCATGCTGACCAGGTTGGCCTCGGTCCAAGGATTGTGTCCGTGTCGATTAGCGCCGGTGGCATGCTGGTGTTTGCCACGATGCTCGGGCTTGTGTCAGATGCGATATCGGAGAAGGTGGATTCTTGGCGTAAGGGGAAAAGTGAGGTGATAGAGGTCAACCATATACTAATCCTCGGATGGAGCGACAAGCTG GGCTCTCTTCTGAAGCAGCTGGCTATAGCCAATAAAAGCATTGGTGGTGGTGTAGTTGTTGTCCTGGCAGAAAGAGACAAGGAAGAGATGGAGATGGACATAGGAAAGCTAGGATTTGATTTCATGGGAACATCTGTAATATGTAGAAGCGGCAGTCCTCTAATCCTAGCAGATCTGAAGAAG GTTTCTGTTTCCAAAGCGCGTGCTATTATTGTTTTAGCATCTGATGAAAATGCAGACCAA AGTGATGCACGAGCTTTGCGTGTCGTACTGAGCCTGACTGGAGTAAAAGAGGGCTTAAGGGGGCATATTGTTGTAGAGATGAGTGACCTTGACAATGAACCTTTAGTGAAATTGGTTGGAGGTGAACTAATTGAAACAGTTGTTGCCCATGATGTCATTGGACGTTTGATGATACAGTGTGCACTCCAACCTGGCTTGGCACAG ATATGGGAGGATATTTTGGGATTTGAAAATGCAGAATTCTATATAAAAAGATGGCCAGAATTGGATGGCATGCGGTTTGGGGATGTGTTAATCTCATTCCCTGATGCTGTGCCCTGCGGAGTGAAGCTTGCGTCAagatttggaagtatattaatgAATCCGGATGATGATTATGTTTTAAGAGAAGGCGATGAAATCCTTGTTATAGCAGAAGATGATGATACTTATGCACCTGCTCCTCTACCAGAG GTGCATAAGGGTTTTCTACCTAACGTTCCCACCCCGCCTAAATATCCAGAGAAAATTTTGTTCTGTGGTTGGCGACGTGACATCCATGATATGATAATG GTTCTAGAAGCATTTCTTGCTCCAGGTTCTGAATTGTGGATGTTCAATGAGGTGCCAGAGAAGGCGAGGGAGACAAAACTGACTGACGGTGGTATGGATATTCTTGGACTAACAAACATTAAACTTGTACACAAAGAAGGGAATGCTGTCATCAGGCGGCACTTAGAAAGCTTGCCTCTTGAGACCTTTGATTCT ATGAGTCGGTGGAGGACTCCATTGTACAATCGGATTCACGGTCCTTAG